In Amyelois transitella isolate CPQ chromosome W, ilAmyTran1.1, whole genome shotgun sequence, the genomic stretch ATTGTCTTTACCCGGGTAAACATCTGTAATGACTCCCAGGGGCCAACAATGAGGATGCGTATTATTATCTTTGAGTATGACTACAGTACccagttttatattttctgaggACTTAGTCCATTTTTCTCTTTGTTGAAGGGAAGTGAGATATTCCTGGCTCCAACGACGCCAGAAATCATGCGTGAGTTTACATAACAATTGATAACGTGATAAGCGATTATCAGGCGTTTCAAGGTAATTTTCAGCGGGAAGAAATTTTATAGGAGTAACATTCAAAAAATGATTTGGAGTGAGAGCAGTTGCTTCAGGTTCAGTACCTAGCACACAAAGGGGTCTACTGTTTAGCAAACCCTCTATTTGAACTAAGACAGTTGTGAACTCCTCGTAAGTTAAGATCTGAGAGCTTACAGTTTTGAGTATATGAGTTTTAACACTCTTAACATTAGCCTCACTTAGACCGTTAAAATGAGGACCGTACGGCGGGCtatgtttaaattgaattttatttgtcaataaataattactgatATAATTTTGGTGAGCTGTGGACtgtaataaatcataaatttcacTAAGTTTTCGTTTAGCGCCGATAAAGTTGGTTCCGCCATCGGTATAGATCATAGAAACCGGACCTCTTCTACTTATAAAGCGTTTGAAAGTGTCGACAAACAATTCTGAACTGAGATCAGTACCTCAAGTGTAactgtttgtttaaaatttgaatacgCTTCGAACACGTTAATCGAGCTTACTACCTTCTATCTGTTTTATCATAACGTGCGAGTGTATCTGCCAACATGACGCTTCACTATTTTTTACGTACGCTCACTTCGTGGAAAGTATAGTTACTTTTTGAAGGTTGGCAATCATGAtacaactttaaaattatacgaCATAATCGAAGTGACCATTTCAAATATGCTCACTCCCGTTTGCCTGAAGCTTCTTAATTTATAGGAGTAATAatgaatatgttttgtttcattttatactGCAAGAGTAATGAAGATAACTGCAGTTCGCGCGGTTTTTgagtttttacaaaaacacaaacaacTCCCAACTAGGTACTTGACTTTAGTTAAGTGTTTGCTTTTCGCTCTACATTCCGCGTCCAAAGTATTgtcgtaaaatttaaaagctatTAAACTATTTAACAGTTCATTTTTACAATGAAAACCAGTGTGTCTCAATTTGAAATGCTTGTTAATTTTATGGAAAAGTAAGTACCTtaatgaattacatacattcctATTACCCCCTAGTTGAAAGAGTACTAGATGAAActttacctattttatttcagacatGGTGATATAAACAAACCCACTAAAAATGCTAGTGGAAGGATCCAAACAATCCAAGCTTGGGACCGTCTGACCGATTTGTTGAATGGTGATGCAACAGGTGAAGCAAAAACAACAGAGAAATggaaaaaagtaagtatattcgtgtaataaaataggtaggtacttaatattttacttaacatTCCTAACATATTTGACTTTAATGTATTAATGCATTTCAAAGGTGTGGAgtgacttaaaaaataatactaaaaagaaagcagcaaaaattaataagggTGCTAGAGGTACTGGTGTTGGGCCTGCTTTACAAATCCGACTCTCTGAGCTGGAGGAGCGAGTCCTCAGTATAATCGGGCCGCAAGCTGCTACAGGTCTGATGGGGGTGCCTGAAGCTGACTTTTTTCaggtaacatttttttcttgtacCTTTTTACATAtctaatacttacttataaatgtaaaagctCTCTGTGTTATCAATAAGTATGATTATAACTCAAGAAGCTTCTCTTTTTAGAAGcacaacttttttatttttaagatatggTTCCAAGTGGACAGTGGGATTTTTTTGAATGTAAGCATAAAGAAATAAGCCACTTTTAACTAAGAGTAGTATCACCCTTTTTATGCAATAATATCACCAATGCATTGCCCCACCGATCAGGAATCTCACCATCAAAGAGTgccttatttaattaattaattataaaatattttcaacttttatttaaaaaaaatggattatttttttacatactattatttttacaggAACCTAATGTAACAGGGGATACTGACAGGACATTATCGTTACCTGAAACATTGCCCCATGTCGTCCTCGAATCATCAGAGAGCCctacaatattttcattaccAGAAGTTGGGGAAATTTCAAGAGGTttgttagtatttattatttgaggTGATATCAAGGTAACTAAGtaaattgagatttttatgtataaaacaatttttgtttcagtGACTCATGTTGAAATTCCTGCTAATGAAAAATCAGTTCATGATGTTTGGAATGAGGCTGGACCGTCACACCAGCCTCATGTACCACCACCGACGCAGACGCCACCGCCAGTTCACCAGGAGGATATTGCACCAACTCATCGTCAGCCAGCTCAACGAGGGCAGACACCTCGTCGTCGGCACGGTTCACCATTACGCCGTGCTCGTTCACCAAGAAGGCGCCTTGTCGGACCACATTCCCACATTGAGCAGGCAACGCAGCAATTTATATCTTCCGATGAGGAATGGCGAAATTTTCTCCGAAAAAAACATGAGGATGAAATAGAACTCGAGAGAGAAAAGCTGCGcattaaagaaaaagaaattgaggCACAACATCGATGGCAGGATGTAACTATGAGTGCAATAGCTGCATTGAATAGAATAATTGATTCTAGATTTTTAAGAGACTAGGTcactgtttttttaaattagtacgTAATTAGGTAATATTGcatggtaattttttttaagttctaCTGTTTTACTAACATattaggtaataaaaaaaaggtcattgttttttaattagtacGTAATTAGGTAATATTGCAtggttacattttttttaagttttgctGTTGTATACGTATTAAGTaataagcaaaaataaaaatttcaacataTGGTAtatcacatttatttacttatattaggCATTTCAAGGATATTGCTTTAATAAAATcctattcattattaaaacatccATCGTTTCAGCAGAAGGACGTCCACTCACTGCTTGTGTCCACAAAGGTTTCTCCCAAGTCCAAGTCAAAGCATTTATCAGAAATTAGACCTTCACAGGCACTttttcatgttaaaaaaataaaattatgtaatattatcaAAACTACAAACTACTAGCATTTCGGAACGACCACTGCTGAGAAGAAACGCCGAAAGAAACTCATTTAACAGTATTGGTCCCTATCATGCCTGATGGGCCAAGGATCACCACATACTACACATagaaattgataattttattgtgaatTCTGTAGTTTTCTAACTAATTGATCCCTATAAGCCCTTCCTCGTATTAATTCATTTGAGATTCTTGTTTCCCTGAGATGTTCAATCGGCTGGGGAGGTACAttgaaatctgaaaaaaaaaatacaatttattaatacccTAGGATAGGCAGGaagttgttaaaaaataacctACAGTCAACTTTCCTACAAGAAGAAAACATTCAACTGCTAGTCCCAAATGCACTAATTACTAACTTATTTAATCTATTACTTACCATAATTATGTGGTTCTGCTACCCTGTAATCAAGTGCAATATTGTGTAGTACACAACAAGCCTGTATTATTTGTGCACACTTTTCAGGCTTATAATGTAGGACTCTATCTTTGCATAAGCATCGCCATCGGTTCTTCAATCTTCCAAAGGTATTTTCTATGAGCACTCTAGCTCTCATATGTTTTTGGTTATAATTTGCTTCTGGTGACCCTGGGTGCACCTCCAGAAATGGAATCATCAACCATGGACGTTGAGGATAACCAGAGTCgcctgaaatataaaattagtcTTTGTACAAAAATGTACCAATACTGtcattaaagtaaaaaaaataaataatataaacattttttgcaTAAAGTAGGTATGGGTTAAATATAGTCACCTAAGAGCCAAAATATTTCACCCCTGTTATGAAGATGTTGCATGTAGGTGTTAACATTACTGTTCTCCCAAATGAACGCATCATGATTTTGCCCTCCAAATTTagcatttacatttataattctgCAATCACTATCACACACCTAAAAAGACAAGTATGTACTTGgagttattttgaaatgaattatttaattaaaaatagtttcatttttcaatttaacatACCATCTGCACATTTATTGAATGGTAATGTTTTcgacaataatataaatgttccTCTGCACTTGGAGGtccaaatattttgaaatgacTGCCATCAATGCACCCAATCACACCTGGCAAGCCATACTTTGTAAAAAATCTGTAAATAGATACAAATAGTCAAAGTTAGAATTAcatgatataatattttaagatgtATTGCTGCTAGTGAGCATttcagttattattatttacttgcaGTTCATACACCACACTCCATCACaactatatttgaaaaatacagTGAGAaagacaattaaaattaacaaaaataaaaatcacccAAAAGCAATAACATCTAAACTTTGTGACAGATACCTAAATTTGGAAGTCCCGGTTTGACCCCAGGCTGACCATTTTTATAGCGAATTATTTGGTACTTACTTGTGACTGACTGCTTGTCTGTCTGCAAGTGTCTTTGGAAAAGATATGTACTTTTCAAGCATCGCAGGATGATTAAGGGCCTGTGTTACCTCCTGAATGTAAACGCTACACATCTTTTGGCATAGACTTTTAGCCACTCCTATAGGACGCTGGTAAGACCCGGTTGCATAGAAAAATAGTGCAACCAGaacctaaaaaaaatgaacattagtttttttatgtgaaaaaaaactagtGTTAACAAGTAAAACCTGCCCAAGATAACTCTCTGACTATGTGGGTACATACCTTTTCCTGAAGACTAATTTGCAGCGTTTTCTTTAGGGTTGTTAAATGTTTTAGTTCTTCACAAAGAAATAGAAATGCTTCCTTTGATAAGCGATATCTATTTCTAAACTCCACTTCACTAATATCCCATAGGGGATTAAAAGACGAACGGCAAGCTCGTCGTTTTTGCCGAAGTTGATTTCTGCTGTCTTGAGTTTCTGCAGCCATTAATAACTTCCAGGCAAAAAAATTACGTGCTGCCATTGTCATAAATATCCTTCTCtgttaacaaattatttcaaaccACGTATGATTTCACAAGCCAAAAGCCAAGTGATTTACTTTACTAACGCGTTTCGGTTGTGAAACAATTAAAACTgtcaaatttaacatttaCACTCGCAAAAACACACGAAACTTGACTTCGAATGAGAACGCAGTCGAAACGTTCAGAAACTCATCGTCATTAGTAAAAGTTTGTACAAATACACTcgtcattttatttctaatagtTTCCGCTAGAGGCGCTGTTcaagtttacatacaaaattggAACTTAACGCAAACGCACTAGTTGCGTTTTTCACAAATGAAAACTTACACTCGGGGTTCAGAAACTAATTCTAAATGTAACGCCTTGGTGGCGAGACACACAAATAGACAAACATATGCCTTGTGGCTTTTGATTCCACGGCGTCgaatatgtgtaataaaaaaggggCCTAAATAATCCACAGCAGTGTTAACGAAACACTTAACTTTTGAAATGCGAAAGGTAAATCTCCCATGCGAGGGTAAGTGAATTTCGGTTTAagtttgaaacaaatattgcatttatGTACGCGTTGACGAATTAAGTTTCTAGCGGATAGTATCCAAAACTTTTGTCTTATAAAAGTGAGTAATAGTGAAGGTCCTGTATGAAGGTTAGTAACGtgataataatcaataatcaattgagttattaaatttttagaagGTAATAAAATGGGATGCTTTTGACCGAAATCGAGTTCAGACTTTGATAATCTCCCACCGACTCTTAGAAGGCCTTCCTTGTCGATGAAAGGGTTTAACTTGAGTAGAGAACTATCAGATAATTTCCCATTTCGTAAAGCGGTAATTTCTTTAGAGAAATGCTTATTTTGAACAAAGCGGATTATATAAAGTTCAGAAAATTCTAAATCTTGTACAGAAATAGGTTgttgagattttaatttttgtataaaacgtaACATATAAACAACCGAGCGTAATAATTACAACCAGTTTGAAATTCTTTCAGCCATAATTTCAATTGGATGAGAAGTCTGAATATCTTCAGGACTTTGAACGACTAAACTAATTGTTTTAGTCTCTAAATTTTCTAAACAACCATTAGGATTAATCGTAAAAGGTTTCAATGGCCAATCAGAACAACTAAGGCTTAGCCAATTGGGACCATTAAACCAAAATTGATTGTTGACTAGAGCTTTAGGCGTTACAGGGCGAGATATAATATCTGCAGGATTTTCAATGCCTCTCACATGAAACCAATGCTTAGCGGGAAGTTTTGAGTTAATCTCAGTAATTCTATTAGCCACAAATGTATGGAATTTGTACGGCGGAGAATGAATCCACGTAAGCGCCACAGATGAATCTGAAAACGAGTATATTTCGTTGATATGACATCTCTGGGAAAGAGTATGTCTAACGGAGTCTAGAAGGTTAGCGAGAAGTAGAGCGGCGCACAGCTCTAGTCGTGCGAGTGGCATTTTAGATAGTGAAGCTACGCGAGACTTAGAAGCGAGCAAATGGACAGAGCCGGGTGAGTATGAGTCTTGACTAACGCGAATGTACACATTAGCGCCATAGCACCTTTCACTTGCGTCTGCGAAACCTAGAAGAATGACATGCGGAGAACGTAATCCGACATGTCgcggaatttttatttgttctagaTAAGCAAGTTCATTATGAAACTGTGTCCATTTATTTAAGATCGCGGGAGGCACTGGATCGTCCCAATCAAGGCCAGCCATCCGGCATTCTTGAACGAGCAGTTTCATGTATGTGACCACCGGGCCTAGTAGTCCTAATGGGTCGAACAAGCGCGCAGTAATCGAGAGAATGAAGCGCTTGGTGCACTCTTGCATATCAGCGTTCGTTGAGAATTGAAAATGATCAGTAGTAGGTAACCACTGCATTCCTACTATCTTATGTGGAGTTGAAGCGTTAGTATCAAATTGTATGACGTCTTCACTTTGTATTGCGGACGACTTGTCCATGAGGTCGGGACTATTAGAAATCCACTTCGTGAGATTAAAGCCACCAGAGGCAAACATTTGGATCAACTCGGACTTGGCCTTTAGAGCGACGTCTACGCCATCCATAGATGTGATGAAATCATCCATGTACATGTGACTTTCAGCTTCTGTGGCGGCGAGAGGAAATTGATCGCGGCTATCGGCAGCTAGCTGGCGAATGACTCTCATGGCAAGGTAAGGGGAACTTGATATACCGAAAGATACACGATTGAACTCGAACGTATCGATATCAGATCTAGAAtcgaatcgatataaaatacGTTGAAAAGCGTGATGAATGGGAGtaagttttaattgaaaatacatcTTTTCAATGAAAATAGGGCCACAGAGAACAtgcgtaaatttaataaaaggtcAAATATACTTGTCTGTAAATTCGGACCTGTATAAAGAAGGTCATTAAGAGACTTTCCACTAGTAGTTTTACTACTGGCGTCAATAACGATACGAGTTTTCGAAGTTAGTTTGTCGGGGCGATAAACAGCTCTGTGCGGAATATAATAAGAGCTATCATCTGACGATGCATTTTCAACCTTAGATAAGTAACCTTTATCAATATAACTTTGCAAAGTGTCGTTGTAATTCGTACGTAAATCAGGATTACTATCAAGTTATTTCTCTAAATTCAGTAAACGGCGTTTAGCGATAAAATGAGAATTTCCTAATTCTGAAGGATTATGTTTAAACGGGAGATGCACAGTATAACGACCGGTACTATCTCGAGAATAAGTTGACTTGAAGATTTCTTCACAGGCCTGATCGTCAGGGCTCATATGAATTTTATGAGGGACATTGTCGAGTTCCCAAAAGCGTTGAGTAATTGATTCTAGCGTTGAGGTTTGTtcagtaaaacaaaagaaagttttattattagcatTGCGACAGGGCTTGATGCGCGTAGCAGCAGCCTTACCCATGGCTACATATCCAAGAGTAGTTTCTAACGCAACTACGGAAAAATGCGGTGAAGTCACTTTGTCACTTCCTAACAGAAACGGGAAGAGCTCGTTACCAATTAAACAATCCACCTCGCCGGGCATATGGTAATTATAGTCAGCCATTGGTAAGTCACTAAAGTGagttaatttagaaatatctaACTCATAGTTGTGTAGGTGGTCGGTGATCGAGTCAATAACACGCGCAACTATATCATACGAACACATAGGATCGAAACGGGAATGGAATTTCAGAGTAGTGACTCCGTATGATACACTTTCGGTCTGACCGATACCTTTAATCGAGGAGGAAGCgggagttatttttaaatttaatcgatCACAGCAAGATTTTGTGATGAAGTGGCTAGATCCACAATCTAAAAATAGACGTAAATTATGTCgcttattcttattaaaaacataaacggAAGCAGTAGGTAAAACAACGGTATTACCTAGCTCATTACAAAGAGACGAAGTAACAACCGACAGcgcaacattatttaaatttgcgcGCGTATTCGAGTCTGCGTGTACTTGCTGCATAGAATTCGACTGTGTGAGCGTATCGGCAACAGGGGCTGAATACGGTGCGTGCGAGTGAGACGGATAGCTCACTGACGTCGCCTTGTGATTAGACGGCGTGATAGCACTTTGAGTATCATGCATGTGCAACAAAGAATGATGTCTTTGCTGACAAATATTACAGTTACGTTGAGAACGACAGACTGCAATATTATGAAATCCGAggcaattaatacaaaaattgtacTTAGTGACTAAATTATTTCTGGAAACTGGAGTCTGATTCAAGAAATATTGACAGTTATACAATGCGTGTGAAGGTTGAGATTTTGCATATCAAACAATTGTAAGATAGTGAGTTTTTAGAATTAGAATTACGTATGTCTGTTTTGGTATTTATCTGATCGGTGTTAGCGAAATAATTATGCgttgctttatttttgttagtatttttattagcgTTCGAGGGTAGCGTTTTGTTCATAGTATAGGCAGACGAACGAAGCGTTTGTAtcttgttttgatgattgacaAATTGCGTTATTTGAGAAAAAGTAGGTATCTCAACACATGAATGCATTTGCTCAAATAACCTTACTGTCTCTTTGTCAAGTTTATTGAGTGCTATAtgcgtaaaaatataatcggaCAAgttatcgatttttaatctgcGTAACGCAGATTCAACCGAGCAAAATTGCTCCAAGAATGTATCAAGCGATTGGCcagtcttaaaattaatcatttggTCAATATACAATGACGCTTGGACTCTGATATCTTGGTATTTCTTCAAAAGCGCGTtccaaataatcaaataattgtCTGACGTGGGAGGTATACCGGAACATACTGTTAGGGCTTTACCT encodes the following:
- the LOC106134332 gene encoding putative nuclease HARBI1 yields the protein MTMAARNFFAWKLLMAAETQDSRNQLRQKRRACRSSFNPLWDISEVEFRNRYRLSKEAFLFLCEELKHLTTLKKTLQISLQEKVLVALFFYATGSYQRPIGVAKSLCQKMCSVYIQEVTQALNHPAMLEKYISFPKTLADRQAVSHKFFTKYGLPGVIGCIDGSHFKIFGPPSAEEHLYYCRKHYHSINVQMVCDSDCRIINVNAKFGGQNHDAFIWENSNVNTYMQHLHNRGEIFWLLGDSGYPQRPWLMIPFLEVHPGSPEANYNQKHMRARVLIENTFGRLKNRWRCLCKDRVLHYKPEKCAQIIQACCVLHNIALDYRVAEPHNYDFNVPPQPIEHLRETRISNELIRGRAYRDQLVRKLQNSQ
- the LOC132904312 gene encoding uncharacterized protein LOC132904312, producing MKTSVSQFEMLVNFMEKHGDINKPTKNASGRIQTIQAWDRLTDLLNGDATGEAKTTEKWKKVWSDLKNNTKKKAAKINKGARGTGVGPALQIRLSELEERVLSIIGPQAATGLMGVPEADFFQEPNVTGDTDRTLSLPETLPHVVLESSESPTIFSLPEVGEISRVTHVEIPANEKSVHDVWNEAGPSHQPHVPPPTQTPPPVHQEDIAPTHRQPAQRGQTPRRRHGSPLRRARSPRRRLVGPHSHIEQATQQFISSDEEWRNFLRKKHEDEIELEREKLRIKEKEIEAQHRWQDVTMSAIAALNRIIDSRFLRD